In the genome of Fluviispira vulneris, one region contains:
- a CDS encoding SGNH/GDSL hydrolase family protein, with product MLNMPSIVAKSTCVFAACLFAQTFAQAKDYYIACYYSDSDTSQASKNPELMTHKLGVNPNYFWAKDSRAFYSKSTQLTGKIVDGFFVENSLSYEDVISKCNNALSKGTFLQPTKESFVLLDFKAAESDFSGYEYPIRFEKGNSEKSKIKQIVLFGDSLSDTGNLKRWTKVMPYFPFWYGRFTDGLIWVDYFSRRTEVPILNFSYGGAKTDGKNEYYASTIPDSIKAVGRNLITGNSADYIKTYLEKYLTSDSYVSTNKELANPEDTLFMLWIGANDYIEKFENKNLTKPFLDDPEHPSGINHAYKKTIKNIIDQIKLIYAKGGKHFLILNLPDLGKSPIVLTSEYSKHEDDMKNRLELSARLSDLTRRHNELLKESIIALQNSLADKIDITLIDIDENFSDLLSNVNINDKSKFDYGFRKINSKYPVPNKNGLYVQDFCYYGGYINAIFTKTNEEANQFAVKNSCKNPDGSLNKYSVFYNSPHPTSYAHCWLSYSIEKALEKKGLLATDVGSLSAFKNYCIEQIESNGKTFR from the coding sequence ATGTTAAATATGCCTTCTATCGTTGCGAAATCAACGTGCGTTTTTGCAGCTTGCTTATTTGCTCAAACATTTGCTCAAGCAAAAGATTATTACATTGCTTGCTATTATTCGGATTCCGACACTTCGCAAGCAAGTAAAAATCCGGAGTTAATGACACATAAGCTTGGAGTTAACCCAAATTATTTTTGGGCAAAAGATTCTAGAGCATTTTATTCGAAATCTACGCAGTTAACAGGAAAAATTGTTGATGGTTTTTTTGTTGAAAATTCTTTGAGTTATGAAGATGTTATAAGTAAATGCAATAATGCTCTTTCTAAGGGAACATTTTTGCAACCGACGAAAGAAAGTTTTGTGCTGCTAGATTTTAAAGCTGCCGAGTCCGACTTCTCTGGATATGAGTATCCAATTCGCTTTGAAAAAGGGAATTCAGAAAAATCAAAAATAAAACAGATTGTCTTATTTGGTGATAGTTTGTCAGATACTGGAAATTTAAAAAGATGGACAAAAGTCATGCCTTATTTTCCATTTTGGTATGGACGTTTTACGGATGGCTTAATTTGGGTTGATTATTTTTCTCGGAGAACAGAAGTTCCTATTTTAAACTTTTCTTATGGTGGTGCAAAAACCGATGGGAAAAATGAATATTATGCAAGCACAATACCAGATTCAATCAAAGCAGTTGGCAGGAATTTAATAACAGGCAATTCTGCGGATTATATTAAAACTTATCTAGAGAAATATTTAACATCTGATTCTTATGTGTCAACAAATAAAGAACTTGCAAATCCTGAAGACACTCTTTTTATGCTTTGGATTGGAGCTAATGATTATATTGAAAAATTTGAAAATAAAAACCTAACCAAACCATTTCTTGATGACCCAGAACATCCGAGTGGAATTAATCATGCTTATAAGAAGACGATAAAAAATATAATCGATCAAATCAAACTAATTTATGCAAAGGGTGGTAAGCATTTTCTAATTTTAAATTTACCTGATTTAGGCAAATCACCAATAGTTTTGACCTCAGAATATAGTAAACACGAAGACGATATGAAAAATCGTTTAGAACTTTCTGCACGTTTGAGCGATCTGACAAGAAGGCACAATGAATTATTAAAGGAATCCATCATTGCATTGCAAAATTCTTTGGCAGATAAAATTGATATCACTCTAATTGATATAGATGAAAATTTTTCAGACCTTTTAAGTAACGTGAATATCAATGATAAATCAAAGTTTGATTATGGTTTCAGAAAAATAAACTCCAAATATCCTGTCCCAAATAAAAATGGCTTATATGTACAAGATTTTTGTTACTATGGTGGTTATATTAACGCGATTTTCACAAAAACAAATGAAGAGGCAAATCAATTTGCGGTCAAAAATTCTTGTAAAAATCCAGATGGGTCTCTAAATAAATATTCCGTTTTCTATAATTCACCTCACCCAACGAGTTATGCGCATTGTTGGTTATCTTATTCAATTGAAAAAGCATTAGAGAAAAAAGGTCTTCTTGCAACGGACGTTGGTTCATTGAGTGCGTTTAAAAACTATTGTATTGAGCAAATTGAAAGCAACGGGAAAACATTTAGATAA
- the kdsA gene encoding 3-deoxy-8-phosphooctulonate synthase, whose translation MTVKQDIFPGNWDGSITRDIQLSRKRPVIMAGPCMFENREIGFAVAQFLKNKCAELDLPYIFKSSYDKANRTSAKSIRGPGVKQGLEWLQELRSELKVPILTDVHTAEQAIEAGKVVDIVQIPAFLCKQKDLLLAAASTGKTVQIKKGQWTSAEEMLEIAQFVEKCGNPKIILVERGTCFGYNNLVVDFRNLVEMHTLGHAVVFDATHSVQLPGAGNGKSSGLRHMVHPLVRAAMAIGVDGIFMEVHPNPTEACSDADTQLSMQAAEIILDDIAKMLK comes from the coding sequence ATGACTGTTAAACAAGACATATTTCCAGGAAATTGGGATGGGAGTATCACCCGTGATATTCAACTAAGCCGCAAACGACCTGTCATTATGGCAGGTCCTTGTATGTTTGAAAACAGAGAAATCGGCTTTGCAGTCGCTCAATTCCTTAAAAATAAATGTGCAGAACTCGATCTCCCTTATATATTTAAAAGCAGCTATGACAAAGCAAATAGAACCAGTGCAAAAAGTATCCGCGGACCAGGTGTCAAACAAGGACTCGAGTGGCTGCAAGAACTTCGCAGTGAACTCAAAGTTCCAATTCTCACGGATGTGCACACTGCGGAACAAGCGATCGAAGCTGGTAAAGTTGTTGATATTGTTCAAATACCCGCTTTTCTTTGCAAACAAAAAGATCTCCTTTTAGCAGCAGCTTCCACTGGAAAAACTGTGCAAATTAAAAAAGGACAATGGACTTCTGCAGAAGAAATGCTGGAAATCGCTCAATTCGTTGAAAAATGTGGCAATCCAAAAATTATTTTAGTCGAACGTGGCACGTGTTTTGGCTATAATAATCTCGTGGTAGATTTTAGAAATCTTGTCGAAATGCATACCCTAGGTCATGCTGTCGTTTTCGATGCGACTCACTCAGTTCAATTGCCTGGTGCAGGGAATGGTAAATCCTCCGGCCTACGTCATATGGTGCATCCGCTCGTACGGGCCGCTATGGCTATAGGGGTTGATGGAATTTTTATGGAAGTTCACCCCAATCCCACCGAAGCTTGCTCAGATGCAGATACACAATTGTCTATGCAAGCGGCGGAAATAATCTTAGATGATATAGCAAAAATGCTAAAATAA
- a CDS encoding PilZ domain-containing protein: MSEDAPKRKEPRYSTAIVIEVRKTKWIPLKKVKAILLDLSWNGFKIEFVKKVHLKNGNELQLKIPIEQFHIDESKILKLKVTVKWFDEELQRAGGFYIHPKGEHAIVLEKLIQKLAKLRQTEDELNQGSETNLSHDNEKAS, translated from the coding sequence ATGTCCGAAGATGCACCAAAACGTAAAGAACCCCGATACAGTACCGCCATCGTTATTGAAGTGCGAAAGACCAAATGGATCCCACTCAAAAAAGTAAAGGCTATACTACTCGATCTCTCTTGGAATGGCTTCAAAATAGAATTTGTAAAAAAAGTGCATTTAAAAAATGGCAATGAGCTGCAGCTCAAAATCCCAATTGAACAATTTCATATCGACGAATCAAAAATTTTAAAACTTAAAGTTACAGTCAAATGGTTTGATGAAGAATTGCAACGGGCTGGAGGATTTTACATACATCCAAAAGGTGAGCATGCAATAGTGCTAGAAAAACTCATACAAAAGCTTGCAAAATTACGCCAAACGGAAGATGAATTGAATCAAGGAAGCGAAACAAACCTTTCTCATGACAATGAAAAAGCTTCCTAA
- a CDS encoding pyridoxal-phosphate dependent enzyme has protein sequence MKPELLKCLNLAEGREFENPIDVIDEIRNAQTNIICKYMQPSPLRRSDWLSDITGGDIWLKLESLNPNGSFKVRGALTAVANIIAKQKNKKVKVCAASAGNHAQGIAFAAKNLGCEAHIFLPKYAPLVKRDATEKLGAQIYLIGDNLEEAFEAALVFSEKENAHFIHAYNNYDIIIGQATCAYEALLQLSDISKTPFGELDFFSCSIGGGGLAAGAGLVLKALTKANVVGIEQEYYNSAIKSFKNKSQTASEKAPHATIADGIAVGMIGNLNYNYMTRFVENLSTVSDDTIVKAILGLCEQERILSEGAGAAAVADMLKRPDFYKGKRVIACISGGNIDPQLLTRVITRGLNITGRVLRVSVCVSDRPGGLKRLLECVSSLEGNVVDLIHDRTYSEVSVGDVDVELSLETRNSEHQYSLLEKLEEAGFKPRMRN, from the coding sequence ATGAAGCCTGAACTTTTAAAGTGTTTAAATTTAGCTGAGGGCAGAGAATTTGAAAATCCTATCGATGTCATCGATGAAATACGCAATGCACAGACAAATATTATTTGTAAGTATATGCAGCCAAGTCCTTTGCGTAGGTCAGATTGGTTAAGTGACATAACCGGAGGGGATATTTGGCTAAAGCTGGAATCCTTAAATCCAAATGGGTCTTTTAAAGTTCGTGGTGCACTCACTGCCGTTGCAAATATTATAGCGAAACAAAAAAATAAAAAAGTTAAGGTTTGCGCAGCTTCTGCAGGCAATCATGCGCAAGGAATTGCTTTTGCTGCAAAGAACTTAGGATGTGAAGCGCATATATTTTTACCGAAATATGCACCCTTGGTCAAAAGAGATGCGACCGAGAAATTAGGTGCCCAAATTTATTTGATCGGCGACAATTTAGAGGAAGCATTTGAAGCCGCCTTAGTCTTTTCTGAAAAAGAGAACGCACATTTTATTCATGCTTATAACAATTATGACATTATTATTGGTCAAGCCACTTGTGCCTATGAAGCTCTTTTACAGCTTTCCGATATTTCAAAAACCCCATTTGGTGAGTTAGATTTTTTTTCCTGTAGTATTGGCGGCGGCGGTTTAGCAGCGGGTGCAGGATTGGTTTTAAAAGCATTGACAAAAGCCAATGTTGTTGGAATTGAGCAGGAATATTATAACTCGGCAATCAAAAGCTTTAAAAACAAAAGTCAAACAGCGAGTGAAAAAGCTCCGCATGCGACTATTGCCGATGGGATTGCTGTCGGTATGATCGGGAATTTAAATTATAATTATATGACGCGCTTTGTTGAGAATTTAAGCACAGTGTCCGATGACACTATTGTAAAAGCAATTCTCGGCTTATGTGAACAAGAACGCATCCTTTCTGAAGGAGCAGGGGCAGCTGCTGTCGCAGATATGCTTAAGCGTCCTGATTTTTATAAAGGGAAGCGGGTCATTGCCTGTATAAGTGGTGGGAATATTGATCCCCAATTGCTTACCCGTGTTATTACCCGTGGCTTAAATATTACGGGGCGTGTGTTAAGAGTGAGCGTTTGTGTGAGTGATCGACCTGGTGGACTCAAGAGGCTGCTCGAATGTGTTTCATCACTTGAGGGAAATGTAGTCGATCTCATTCATGATCGTACATATAGCGAAGTGAGTGTAGGTGACGTAGATGTCGAACTTTCATTGGAGACTCGTAATTCTGAGCATCAGTATTCATTGCTGGAGAAGCTAGAAGAAGCAGGTTTTAAACCTAGAATGAGAAACTAG
- a CDS encoding NAD(P)/FAD-dependent oxidoreductase: MNAGLLDCYDTIIIGGGPVGLFGAYYAGLRDMSVRLVDRRHELGGQLTAIYPEKWVYDMTGIPAIRGKELYKNLVEQTAPYNIPSSLNEEVVLIRKNRNNILCIETRKGTVMHSKTAILCLGMGAHIPRRLDIQNLREFEGKGIHYGVHSLETFRNKRVIVVGGGDSALDLALTIVNDCKDLYVLHRSDRFNAHEETTKKLYASDAEIRTFSELSAIEGNENHLTGATIKNTKTGETTTIEIDEVIIAVGLLFNLEVVQQWGIAMEGNSIIVDHNRQTSIPGIYAAGDIVTYPGKMKLIGTGTAEAMQGINHAKGYIQEKFPYL, from the coding sequence GTGAATGCTGGACTTTTAGATTGTTATGACACCATAATTATCGGCGGTGGCCCAGTTGGATTATTTGGAGCTTACTATGCTGGACTCCGTGATATGTCGGTGCGCCTTGTTGATAGAAGGCACGAGTTGGGAGGACAGCTGACTGCGATCTACCCGGAAAAATGGGTCTATGATATGACTGGTATCCCTGCAATACGTGGTAAAGAACTTTATAAAAATTTAGTTGAACAAACCGCTCCTTATAATATCCCTAGCAGTTTAAATGAAGAAGTTGTTCTTATTCGTAAAAATAGAAACAATATATTGTGTATTGAAACCCGCAAGGGAACTGTAATGCACTCTAAAACAGCGATTCTATGCTTAGGAATGGGTGCTCATATCCCACGTCGTCTTGACATACAAAATCTACGAGAATTTGAAGGAAAAGGCATTCATTATGGAGTGCATTCTCTCGAAACTTTTAGAAACAAACGAGTTATTGTCGTTGGCGGGGGAGACAGTGCTCTCGATCTCGCATTAACCATTGTAAATGATTGCAAAGATCTTTATGTCTTGCATAGATCAGATCGCTTTAATGCGCATGAAGAAACTACCAAGAAACTTTATGCATCCGATGCAGAAATTCGTACTTTCTCAGAACTGTCAGCAATCGAAGGCAATGAAAATCATCTGACTGGTGCAACCATCAAAAATACAAAAACAGGTGAAACAACCACAATTGAAATTGATGAAGTGATTATAGCTGTGGGACTTCTTTTTAATTTAGAAGTTGTACAACAGTGGGGAATAGCTATGGAAGGGAATTCCATAATAGTAGATCACAATCGGCAGACCTCTATACCAGGAATTTATGCCGCAGGTGATATCGTAACATATCCTGGCAAAATGAAACTGATTGGTACAGGAACCGCTGAAGCCATGCAGGGAATAAATCATGCAAAAGGATATATCCAAGAAAAGTTTCCTTATTTATAA
- a CDS encoding ATP-binding protein, translating into MLVNTSEILNYHRFDNEKKLKLKQELIYNYRQNQKNEILGYKIINNKNVEIISTGKSSELNVVIDLCDLYGKLSLEKINCPLNIYVFINEIIFLNKLKEIDSSIKKCFSCEAHEMQKGVRINGLNLNENYDISKRYFLINNHLLKILCFIVALILLILMFILLAINVINKIIKYYVFSLCKALQRIQDIVNNLILKQHDWHNYYKKNEFFEEPLSVEFISNLVDSLISKKRAQYKKYCNLEIELKLGLKSYGIFSKIQPREFDLIFSNLIDNAVNSLNGHGKIFLILNAKKNKSVISINYNGRKIPKKIIEKIKDSKAIYRNESSLVKNFLHAKKHLELWGGNLEVFSESTKGNEAILSFPKAIEPPWFVVKLKLFMNSTVIIIDEDDVIHNIWNDRLQDYLKPNYNIKILHFSNPLRVLEWFKNETDLDTENLLFLCDYEFADFNMNGLDVILNLKLKKNSFLVTNRYEDIELLDKCQSLFIRIIPKNFVYYVPLEILPPKEKPFAILIDDELFIHSLWKASANDKDIRYYYCVDLFMYDADNFDKNTPIYIDSQLRNGLRGEEISKEIYEMGFKEIYLSTSYNSSFFPPMSWIKGIRGKEPPWID; encoded by the coding sequence ATGCTTGTAAACACGTCAGAAATTTTGAATTATCATCGATTTGATAATGAAAAAAAGCTGAAATTAAAACAAGAATTAATATATAATTATCGACAAAATCAGAAAAATGAAATCCTTGGTTACAAAATCATAAATAATAAAAATGTAGAAATAATTTCTACTGGTAAATCTTCCGAACTAAATGTTGTGATAGATCTCTGCGATTTATATGGAAAATTGAGTCTTGAAAAAATTAATTGTCCGCTAAATATATATGTTTTTATTAATGAAATTATTTTCTTAAATAAATTAAAAGAAATTGACTCTTCTATTAAAAAATGTTTTTCATGCGAAGCGCATGAAATGCAAAAGGGTGTGAGAATAAATGGATTAAATCTAAATGAAAACTATGATATAAGTAAACGATATTTTCTTATAAATAATCATCTTTTAAAGATTTTATGTTTTATTGTTGCTTTAATTTTATTAATTCTAATGTTTATTCTATTGGCAATCAATGTTATTAATAAAATAATAAAATACTATGTCTTTTCTCTATGTAAAGCTTTGCAAAGAATTCAAGATATAGTCAATAATCTGATTTTAAAACAACATGATTGGCATAATTATTATAAAAAAAATGAGTTTTTTGAAGAGCCTTTATCTGTAGAGTTTATTTCAAACCTAGTTGATTCTTTAATATCTAAGAAGAGAGCTCAATATAAAAAATATTGTAATTTAGAGATAGAATTAAAGCTTGGTCTAAAATCATATGGAATATTTTCTAAAATTCAACCCCGAGAATTTGATCTCATTTTCTCAAACTTGATCGATAACGCTGTCAACTCTTTAAATGGCCATGGTAAAATATTTTTAATACTCAATGCAAAAAAAAATAAAAGTGTTATATCTATTAATTATAATGGCAGAAAAATTCCTAAAAAAATTATAGAAAAAATAAAAGACAGTAAAGCAATTTATAGAAATGAAAGTTCTCTAGTTAAGAATTTTCTGCATGCTAAGAAGCACTTAGAGCTATGGGGAGGAAATTTAGAGGTCTTTTCTGAATCAACAAAAGGTAACGAAGCAATCTTATCTTTCCCGAAAGCTATTGAACCTCCATGGTTTGTAGTTAAGTTAAAGCTTTTCATGAATTCCACTGTTATTATAATCGATGAAGATGACGTAATCCATAATATTTGGAATGATCGCTTACAAGATTATTTAAAGCCAAACTATAATATTAAAATTTTGCATTTTTCAAATCCACTTAGAGTCCTTGAATGGTTTAAAAATGAAACAGATTTAGATACAGAAAATTTGTTATTTCTTTGTGATTATGAATTTGCTGATTTCAATATGAATGGTTTAGATGTAATTTTAAATCTGAAACTGAAAAAAAACTCTTTTCTCGTAACAAATCGTTATGAAGATATAGAATTGCTTGATAAATGCCAAAGTTTATTTATAAGAATTATTCCTAAAAATTTTGTTTATTACGTTCCATTAGAGATTTTACCTCCAAAAGAAAAGCCGTTTGCAATTCTTATAGATGATGAATTATTTATTCATTCTCTTTGGAAGGCAAGCGCAAATGATAAAGATATAAGATATTATTATTGCGTCGATTTATTTATGTATGATGCTGATAATTTTGATAAAAATACACCTATATATATTGATTCTCAATTAAGAAATGGCTTAAGAGGCGAGGAAATTTCGAAAGAGATATATGAGATGGGTTTTAAAGAAATTTATTTATCAACATCCTACAATTCTTCTTTTTTTCCACCAATGAGTTGGATTAAGGGAATAAGAGGCAAAGAACCTCCATGGATTGACTGA
- a CDS encoding ABC transporter substrate-binding protein: MNKKILALILGLVVILGTVLFIKRNNTSAGHYTIGVLQTASFPALDDTMRGFMSEIKKELGDNLTIIEQNAQGSMMQAQAIASSFKANKSISGFYAIATPAVQALKSEIKNRPIAFAAVTDPEGLHLRENDSNITGATDMADIEKQITIMRALLPKVTKVALLYNPGEPNSVIIVKQMKIALDKFGIAYQDNGANSQADVAAAAQHAAINSQAILIPTDNTIASAFPIVRQIADKAHVPIIATGTAEKEGPLMQFGVDYFQSGVQAAQLMKKMLVDGIKPMDLPVVAPSSSILISEKELKKFAIEIPESLKDSISLI; encoded by the coding sequence ATGAATAAAAAAATCCTTGCACTTATATTAGGCTTAGTTGTAATTTTAGGCACAGTTCTATTTATAAAGAGAAATAATACCTCCGCTGGCCATTACACAATAGGTGTTCTGCAAACAGCTTCATTTCCTGCCTTAGATGATACCATGCGTGGCTTTATGTCTGAAATTAAAAAAGAACTTGGCGATAATCTAACAATAATTGAACAAAATGCCCAAGGCTCTATGATGCAAGCTCAAGCGATAGCTTCAAGCTTTAAAGCAAATAAAAGTATTTCTGGTTTTTATGCTATAGCTACTCCCGCAGTCCAAGCATTAAAATCTGAAATCAAAAATAGACCCATTGCATTTGCTGCAGTAACTGATCCAGAAGGTCTGCATCTAAGAGAAAATGATTCGAATATCACGGGTGCTACGGACATGGCAGATATAGAAAAGCAGATCACAATTATGCGAGCTCTGTTACCTAAAGTAACAAAAGTTGCTTTATTATACAATCCTGGTGAACCCAATTCCGTTATTATCGTTAAACAAATGAAAATTGCCTTAGATAAATTTGGCATCGCTTACCAAGACAATGGAGCAAATAGCCAAGCAGATGTTGCTGCCGCAGCTCAACATGCCGCAATTAATTCACAAGCTATTCTAATCCCTACAGACAATACCATCGCTTCCGCATTTCCTATCGTTCGACAAATTGCAGATAAAGCGCACGTACCCATAATTGCTACTGGCACTGCAGAAAAAGAAGGGCCCCTCATGCAATTTGGAGTTGATTATTTTCAATCCGGAGTACAAGCTGCACAACTCATGAAAAAAATGCTTGTCGATGGAATTAAACCAATGGACTTACCTGTTGTTGCCCCATCAAGCAGTATTTTAATTAGCGAAAAGGAATTAAAAAAGTTTGCCATCGAGATTCCCGAATCTTTAAAAGATAGTATTTCTCTAATTTAA
- a CDS encoding ATP-binding cassette domain-containing protein, producing MIKLENVNVEFGEFKALQDINCSINAKDFILILGHNGAGKSTLLDIVSGRLSPTSGRILRNNEDISALSEAKRARFISRVFQNTHMGSVSTMTVAENLAMSTLKSKKAGFKSAIKNFPEQIVEETLKPLGLRLEELLNTPIGILSGGQRQIITIIMATLCEPDILLLDEPTAALDPVSTENLLQFVHNFTKNRNMATMMITHAEQQAKFLANRTWVLQKGQLSTGS from the coding sequence ATGATTAAATTAGAAAATGTTAATGTTGAGTTTGGAGAATTTAAAGCTTTACAAGATATCAACTGCTCTATTAATGCCAAAGACTTTATTCTTATTCTCGGCCACAATGGTGCAGGAAAAAGCACTTTACTAGATATTGTTTCTGGTAGACTTTCTCCAACCAGTGGGAGAATTCTACGCAATAATGAAGATATTTCAGCTCTTTCTGAAGCAAAAAGAGCTCGCTTTATCAGCCGTGTATTTCAAAATACCCACATGGGTTCTGTTTCGACAATGACCGTAGCCGAAAACCTTGCAATGTCCACACTAAAAAGCAAAAAAGCAGGTTTTAAAAGTGCAATTAAAAATTTTCCCGAACAGATAGTGGAAGAAACATTAAAACCATTAGGTTTAAGACTTGAAGAATTATTAAATACCCCAATTGGAATTCTTTCTGGGGGACAAAGACAGATCATTACAATAATCATGGCAACGCTATGTGAACCTGACATCCTTTTATTGGATGAGCCAACAGCTGCTTTGGATCCTGTTTCTACCGAAAATCTATTACAATTTGTGCACAATTTCACAAAGAACCGTAATATGGCAACAATGATGATCACCCATGCAGAACAGCAAGCAAAATTCCTTGCTAATCGCACTTGGGTATTGCAAAAAGGCCAGCTAAGCACAGGCTCATAA
- a CDS encoding ABC transporter permease: MMSFLPVVIGIFERGFIGAFIVMAIYLASRVMKFDDFSIEGTFGLGGAVVAWSLLHKTDPWLALLFGCLAGGISGSVTGLLHTKLGLNKLISGIVVTTMLFSISINIGGANVALGNAPTIFSKIHSIPFGTLILLAAMAFSVAFIFIWYMKTENGFILRSTGINEQFVTSLGKSVPLYITLSLILANTLSALAGGIFVQYSGFFSAFGNVGILIAALAGCMIAELLALNMFIMAILGSIVYQLIIAITIEFQVEPSWQKLITGLLIVVILVVKKLESKKSKGTVAV, translated from the coding sequence ATGATGTCGTTTTTGCCTGTTGTTATTGGTATTTTTGAACGTGGTTTTATTGGTGCTTTTATCGTCATGGCCATTTATCTCGCATCTCGAGTTATGAAATTTGATGACTTCAGTATTGAAGGCACTTTTGGTTTAGGTGGAGCCGTTGTTGCTTGGTCTCTTTTACACAAGACTGATCCTTGGCTTGCTTTGCTATTTGGCTGCCTCGCAGGAGGTATTTCTGGCAGTGTTACTGGATTGCTGCATACAAAACTTGGGTTAAATAAATTAATATCTGGTATTGTTGTAACAACAATGCTTTTTTCTATTAGTATTAATATTGGTGGAGCAAATGTTGCCCTTGGCAATGCTCCAACAATATTTTCTAAAATTCATTCTATACCATTTGGCACATTAATTCTGCTTGCTGCTATGGCATTTTCCGTTGCATTTATCTTTATTTGGTATATGAAAACTGAAAATGGATTTATTTTAAGATCAACAGGAATTAATGAACAATTTGTAACTTCTCTTGGCAAAAGCGTGCCATTATATATCACACTTTCTTTAATTCTTGCAAATACCTTAAGCGCTCTAGCTGGCGGAATTTTTGTCCAATACAGCGGGTTTTTTTCAGCATTTGGTAACGTTGGAATATTAATTGCAGCACTTGCAGGTTGCATGATTGCAGAGCTATTAGCATTAAATATGTTTATTATGGCGATTTTGGGCTCCATTGTGTATCAATTGATTATTGCAATTACAATAGAGTTTCAGGTCGAACCTTCGTGGCAAAAATTGATAACAGGACTCCTTATAGTAGTTATTCTAGTTGTCAAAAAATTAGAAAGTAAAAAATCTAAAGGAACTGTTGCAGTATGA
- a CDS encoding ABC transporter substrate-binding protein, producing MTKKIIALLIGLIAILAAVVLLKRNNPKENHITIGILQTASFPPLDDSMKGFISEIKKELGDNVTVIEQNAQGSIIQAQAIAASFKANKSISGYFAIATPAVQALKSEVKRRPITFAAVTDPIGLHLRDEGTNITGASDMADIEKQISILREIMPKLKKVSLLYNPGETNSVLLVKQMKMTLDKYGIAYQDNGANSQADVAAAAQHAAQNSELILIPTDNTIASAFPIVRQIADKANIPVVTTWTGESEGPLMQFGVDYTQSGVQAAQLMKKILIDGINPKDLPVVSPSSSILISSKVVERLGLVIPESIKDSVSLM from the coding sequence ATGACCAAAAAGATCATTGCACTTCTCATAGGTTTAATTGCCATTTTAGCCGCAGTTGTACTTTTAAAAAGAAATAATCCAAAAGAAAATCACATCACAATCGGAATTCTACAAACAGCGTCATTCCCCCCATTAGATGATTCAATGAAGGGATTTATTTCAGAAATAAAAAAAGAACTTGGTGATAATGTTACAGTTATTGAGCAAAATGCTCAAGGCTCCATTATTCAAGCGCAGGCAATTGCAGCTAGCTTTAAAGCAAATAAAAGCATTTCTGGTTATTTTGCTATAGCAACACCAGCAGTGCAGGCATTAAAATCTGAAGTTAAAAGAAGACCTATTACATTTGCTGCTGTGACAGATCCCATTGGCTTACATTTAAGAGACGAAGGCACAAATATCACTGGAGCATCGGACATGGCCGATATTGAAAAACAAATTTCTATTCTCAGAGAGATTATGCCTAAGTTAAAAAAAGTTTCTCTATTATACAATCCAGGCGAAACAAACTCAGTCCTCTTAGTGAAGCAAATGAAAATGACTTTAGACAAATATGGAATTGCTTATCAAGATAACGGTGCAAATAGCCAAGCAGATGTGGCAGCAGCCGCTCAACATGCGGCTCAGAACTCTGAACTTATTCTTATTCCAACGGACAATACGATCGCCTCAGCTTTTCCTATCGTTCGACAAATCGCAGATAAAGCCAATATCCCTGTTGTGACAACTTGGACAGGTGAAAGCGAAGGTCCACTTATGCAATTTGGTGTTGACTACACCCAATCCGGTGTACAAGCAGCTCAACTTATGAAAAAAATATTAATTGATGGTATAAATCCTAAGGACTTACCCGTTGTATCTCCTAGTAGCAGTATACTTATAAGTTCAAAAGTTGTAGAGAGACTTGGGCTCGTAATTCCTGAGTCTATCAAAGACAGCGTATCGTTAATGTAA